The genomic window ATCGACGGCTTCGCCGCCCTCGTCGCCGTCCTCGTCGGCCTGGTCGCCACGTGCGTGCAGATCTACTCGACGGGCTATCTGCGCGACGACCCGCGCTACCCCTCGTACGCCGCTCTCGTCTCCCTCTTCACCTCCGCGATGCTCCTCGTCGTCTACTCCGGCGACCTGATGGTGCTCCTGGTCGGCTGGGAGATCATGGGCATCTGCTCGTACTTCCTGGTCGGCCACTACTGGGAGACCCCGGAGGCCCGCGCCGCCTCCCTCAAGGCCTTCCTGGTCACCAAGCTCGGTGACGTCCCCTTCCTGATCGGCCTGTTCGCCCTCGCCACGGACGCCGGTTCGTTCCGCATCACCCGGATCCTCTCCACCGTCGCCGACGGCGGCCTCGACCACCCCACACTGATCGCCCTGCTGCTCCTCGCCGGCGTCGCGGGCAAGTCGGCGCAGTTCCCGCTGCACACGTGGCTCCCCGACGCGATGGCGGGTCCGACGCCCGTCTCCGCGCTGATCCACGCCGCGACGATGGTCGCCGCCGGTGTCTACTTCGTCGCCCGGCTCCTCCCGGTCTTCGCCGCCTCCTCGGCTGCGCTGGTCGTCCTCGCCGTGATGGCCGCGCTCACGATGGCCGGCTCGGCGCTCGCCGCGCTCGCCCAGGACGACATCAAGCGCGTCCTCGCCTATTCGACGATCGGCCAGCTCGGCTATATGACCGGCGCCCTCGCCGTCGCCGACCGAGGTGCCGCCGTCTTCCACCTCCTCTCGCACGGCGCCTTCAAGGCGCTGCTGTTCCTCGCGGCCGGCGTGATCATCCACGCCGCCGGCACCAACTCCCTGGCCGCCATGTCCCGCATGAGCCATCTGCGCGCCCGCGTCCCCGACGCCTACTGGACGATGACCGTGGCGCTGCTCGCGCTCGCCGCGATCCCGCCGTTCAGCGGGTTCTTCTCCAAGGAGTCCGTCCTCGGAGCCGCCGAGCACGCCGCCACCGGCCACGCCGAGCACATCCCCGGCGCCGCGGGCTGGACCGTCCTCGTCGCCGGTGTCCTCACGGCCCTGCTCACCGCCGCGTACGCCACCCGCCTGTGGCTGCTCGCCTTCCACGGCAAGGGCGCCGAAGCCCCCGACCACGGCCGCCAGCCGCGCACCATGACCACGGTGCTGTGGGTGCTCGCCGTCCCGTCCCTCGCCCTCGGCGGGCTCGCCTACGGCAGGCTCCCCGACTGGTTCGACGGCGACGACCTGGCCCCGACCCTCACCACATCCGTCCTCGGCACCGGCGTCGCCCTGGCCGGCGCACTCGTGACGTACGCGGCCTGGCGATCCGCCCGGGCCAAGGCAGCCCGCGCCCCCCTGGGCGCGGTCGCGGCCCACCCCGAGGCGGACGCCGCCACGGTCGAGGCCGAGGCCATCGCGAGCCACGCGCCCGCCTACGGGGACGTGGCCTCGGCACCCGACCCGGCGGACCCGGGCCGCCTCCTGCTCGGCCCGCTGCACCGCCACGCCGCCGTCGGCTTCCACCTCGACGCCGTCTACTCGGCCCTCTTCGTCCGCCCGGTCCAGGCCGGCGCGAGTCTCGTCCGGTTCCTCGACCGCGAGGTCGTCGACACCTACGTACACGGCGCGGGCGCCCTGCCCCGCCTGCTGGGCGCGGCCGTACGCCGGTCCCAGACCGGCAATGTGCAGACCTATGTGAGCGCGCTGCTCGCCGGCACCGTCGTCCTGGTGGTCGCCGCCCTCGTCGTCGCCACGGGAGCGTGAGCAGGCGTGATCGATATCAACGAGTCCGTGATGCAGGTCCTTCTGGCGTTCATCGTCGTCGGCCCGCTCATCGGCGCCGCCGCCGCTCTCCTCCCGGCCCCGCCCGGGCTGAAGGGAAAGTCACCCGAGCAGGCCGTGCTCCGCCACGGCATGACAGTGACCGGCGCGGTG from Streptomyces sp. DSM 40750 includes these protein-coding regions:
- a CDS encoding NADH-quinone oxidoreductase subunit 5 family protein; its protein translation is MTTTTLAVLVPLLPFLGAAAGLLLGRTAPGFVRPLAVLPTLTALALAALVAVRQGGDKALDAATQLTPTGSVPVELALHIDGFAALVAVLVGLVATCVQIYSTGYLRDDPRYPSYAALVSLFTSAMLLVVYSGDLMVLLVGWEIMGICSYFLVGHYWETPEARAASLKAFLVTKLGDVPFLIGLFALATDAGSFRITRILSTVADGGLDHPTLIALLLLAGVAGKSAQFPLHTWLPDAMAGPTPVSALIHAATMVAAGVYFVARLLPVFAASSAALVVLAVMAALTMAGSALAALAQDDIKRVLAYSTIGQLGYMTGALAVADRGAAVFHLLSHGAFKALLFLAAGVIIHAAGTNSLAAMSRMSHLRARVPDAYWTMTVALLALAAIPPFSGFFSKESVLGAAEHAATGHAEHIPGAAGWTVLVAGVLTALLTAAYATRLWLLAFHGKGAEAPDHGRQPRTMTTVLWVLAVPSLALGGLAYGRLPDWFDGDDLAPTLTTSVLGTGVALAGALVTYAAWRSARAKAARAPLGAVAAHPEADAATVEAEAIASHAPAYGDVASAPDPADPGRLLLGPLHRHAAVGFHLDAVYSALFVRPVQAGASLVRFLDREVVDTYVHGAGALPRLLGAAVRRSQTGNVQTYVSALLAGTVVLVVAALVVATGA